Sequence from the Megalops cyprinoides isolate fMegCyp1 chromosome 9, fMegCyp1.pri, whole genome shotgun sequence genome:
GGCACAGAAAGCTTAACGTAACGGGGTTTTTGTCACGCTTAAGCATTTTGGGGAATGGTGACTTGACTTTTACGACAACACATTGTGCTGAATAATAAGAACATCAAAAATAAAGGTAATATTTGGGAGGTATAtttgaaatatcaaatattaatattaatccATTTCAAACATCAAAGCCAGTAAATCTCTTTGAGGATCCAAAGAGCTTTGAAATGACTCCAGTATTGTCTGTTAATTTCTTTATCTAAATGTTGCAACATCTGCAAGGAAGCCTGGATAAGCACAAAAATGGGCACTTTAAAATAACCATATTTCAAAAACTATTTGAgaattaatatgaaattatgtttgATCCACAAGACAAAGGTATTTGTGAAATCTGGAATGTGTGGTGAGGTAGTTATCAGGTGAGGGAGAATTAGGTTGATAGCACACTGAATATCCCTACATGACCTGTTCATTGTGAATGATTTactgacacagtgctgtgtctgttaTTGCAGAGTCCTGGCTTTGCTGTGAGAAGACCGCTGTGCTTCAGGGAGGGCTTCTTCTGGCAGAGCAGCTGTGCCATTCAAAGCAGCTGCGCTCCCTGAGGAAGCAGGAGTGGGGCGCGGTGGGTCGCCCTGTGCTTCAGGCTGTCCTTGAGATCTGTGGGGAGGGTCATGGGGGAAACCAGCAGCAGGTCGACTGGAGGAAGAAGGTTATCTGCATCCTGTGGAGCAAGCTGTTGGAAATGGAGAAAGGGAATGACGTTGACGCCGCATGGAGGGAGAATCCTTTTTTCTCAGTGCAGAACAGCCTGCCCAAAATCAACCGTGCGCTGCTGTTCGAGCTGGTCAAGTCGATGGGCTTCTCCAGAATATACGTGGAGTTGCTGCTGTGCTTCCCACCGTCGGCCCTGTGCTTGGAGCTAGCCAAGCTGGTTGAGCACAGCACTACAGACAGCACCAAGGAAGACGCCCAGTTCCTGCTGGAAGTGTGGTGGGAACTGTGGAAGGGGAAGGGCAGACAAGAGCAGGCCCTGGATCAAGCCTTTGCGGCCCAGTGCTTCCGCTACACTAACCCCTCCGCTGAGCTCTCACCCCAGGCCCACAAGAAATTCAAGCCAGACCCTGACAGAGCCCTGGCCCCCACCTGTGTCCCATCCATGCTCCTCCTTGCGTTTAAGGAAATGAAAGACCACATAAGTTCACCTGGCATGTGCTGCTTCGCCCTCTCCAACTGCCTGGATACTTTTTATACCTCATTCTTGCTGGACCATACAGTAGACACCAGTGCAGAGCTTCATCTTCAGAATCTTTCAAAGGCAGTGTGCATTAGAAAGAGGCAGATCAGCGCAGAGGAGTATGAACTAGCTGAAGCCATCCAAGAAGCCCAGAGAGACCTGGCTGCCACATGCAGTCCCTCACGATTCAAGCCACGTGGAATGACGCTGATGCAAGCTGTGCAGACTATGCGGACTCTGACTAAAGCCTGGGGGAAGAGGGAGCTTCTGACTGTCCCAGAAACCGATGTCCCCACTAACGCTTTCCGTCTAAAACAGAGCTTAGGCAGAGTGATCGGGGCCTTGGAGGAACTGCAAGCGTCTGAGATTCTggtggaaggagagaggcaggatgTGAATGAGCTGAAGCTGGCTTTGAAGAACATGCTGGATGTTCTTTTCCTCCCTGATTTGGAATGCAACTCCACGGAAATGGCTCGTGTCACCATAGCTATAATTGACCGCCGTCTAGAAAAATACCAGGAAATTACTCACTTGTTTGCCTCCGAAATCAACTGGGCTTCACTTGGGAGTGAGTGGATTAGCTGCCTGGAGAGGAACAGGGATGCCTTTCAGCACAAAGAGCTGGTTCTGAAATTAGTATCAGTCCTTGTTGCAAAATGCCAGTCCGACACCAATATTGTGCAGTGTAAAAAGCTAAGGGAGATCATTCTGGACATTTTCACCGGGCTTCCACTGCCTGACAAGAACGACACGCTGGCAGGAATGCTGGCCTCCTGGGGTAAGAGGGGGCTGAACAGCTGCCTGCCCCACGCCGTGTCGGAGGGCTTCAGCGAGGAGCTCAACCTGTCCTTCAACAGCATCATCCAGACCCAGGCGAAGGGCAGCCTCGGTGCCGCCGTGTCCGCGGTGTCCCGCGTCGCCTTCCAGGATCCCGAGGCCACCCTGCGCCGCTGCTGCCACATGGCTGTGGCCAGTCTGGGGGCCCACGCTCTCCTGGCCCGCATCCTCCGGCAGCTTCCGGGGCTGGTGCGTCACCAACCCTGCGGTCCCGAGGGGAGGGGCGCGGCCGGGGGCGGCTTGCTGTGCAGCTGTCTGCAGGAGGCCATCTGGGGTAAGCTGTCCTCGCCTCAGGAGGAGAAGCAGTTCCTGAGTTTTCTCGAGGCTTTGATGTGTTCGAGTACGGTGGCAGGTGAGTCTGCAGAGGGAGGGCTGTGTTTGCTCCCCCCAGAAAAGGTCGTGCAGACCTTTGTCCTGCCTAATCTCTCCCCCTCGCTCCCTCATGGCTGTAGCCTGGAACTGTGTCTGCAGGTGCTTATGGCCACTCTAAAGCAGACCCCTCACACTGACTCTCCGCACTGGGTGATGAGCTGCTCTCCGTTCCCTCTGctcttttccctctgtcagCTGCTGAGTGACAGCTGCAGGTGCTGGGAGGAGCCTGCAGAGGGCGCCCTCCACGTATCCATGGAGTCGAAGGAGCTTCTGACGTCAGCGCTGACAGTCCTGGGGGAGATAGTAGGCAGAGAAGTGGCCGCAGCCCCCAGTTCCTGGTCTAGGGCCCTCTTTTGGCTCCGAAGTAAGATAGAAGCGCTGGATTGGACTGTGCCCTTTCACCTGAAACCGATCTGGGGAGAACACTTCAAAAACGAGGTGCCGTGCTCCTTGCTGGCTGTGTGCGACCTGCCGGAGGAAGAGTGGTCAGGGCTGAAGCTGCTGCAGTACGGGCAGGGCACGGGGCTGCTGGCCTGGGCCGAGTGCTGCTGCATCTCTGAGGAGGTGCGGGACACCATGCTGAGCCGCCTGGCTCTGGACCAGCGCCGGCCAGAGGACGTCAACATGTTCAGCAAGGGCCTGCTGGTGGCGCTGGTGCAGACGCTGCCGTGGTGCACGGCGGAGGGGTGGAGCAGGCTGCTGGGGGCTCTGCGGGAGCTGCTGGGCTCGGGCCGGCTCCACGTGCCGTACTCGCTGGAGTACGTGGACTTCCTGCCCTTGCTGGACCTGAGGGCCTTCGCCGGCGCCCTGCGGCTGTCCGTGCTGCTGCTGCGCGTCTTTCAGCTGCTGTGCGGCTCCAGCTGCGCAGACTGGCTGCCCGCCGGCGGCTGGGCGCACGCAGCGCGGCTCTACGCCGGCACCGTCAGGGAGACGCTCGCCCTGCTGAAGGCCCAGCTGcccgcccctgcccctgcccccacgACCTCTCCCAAAAACCCGACGCTCTCGGGCGCCTCGGGTGGCGGGCAGGAGGTGCTGTTCGTTCTGACCCAGCTGTTCTGCCACGTCCTCCACGTGCTGGTGATGCTGCCCGGGCGGGCCGAGCCCCTCTTCCTGTGCGCGCTGGAGATCCTGACGCAGTGCGAGGCGCTGCTGGCGGGACACCCCGGCAGCAGCTCCACCCTGGAGAGGGAGAACACCAAGCACTTCCTCACCTCCATCGCCGACAACCTGGACTGTGCCGAGATGAAGGCCGCGCTGCACCAGAAGATCGCTCAGCTGTGAGCTCACCACGAACCTCCACTTGAACTGTACCATGTGTGCCATGAACTTCCACTTGTGTTTctctaaataaaatattttgtatttatttgtcagCTGTTTTGATTTGCTTGGAAAAAGCCAAGTCAAACACATTAAAGTAGGTAGTATGTTTATCTGGAATGGTTACACCTTGTGAGGGTCATTCTCCTTCCATTACAACAAAACAACTACTGACCATCGAAAACACACAGGAGCAACATAACCTATACAGCACGATGCCGACACAAACGAATAGtcaaattgatttattttagtttcGGTGTCTGGACTAACCAAATTGGAACAAGTCATTTCTCTTGGTCATGTCAGTTACATTGTGAGCTTCTGATAATAAATTCTCCAAagagcacacacaaaatacCAAATATGCTCATCAAATCAAGTCTAATAAGGTATCAAAAACTGGACAGGCAGTGTAGGTCTGACTACATTCATTACCTTAGGCAACATTTAGTAGCAGCTGAGGTGAAGATTGTCAAGGCACAGAAGGCAGTGAACTTTGAGTGCACCCTCCTCATAATAATCCCATTCATCCGGGATGATTTGCTTGCCTTGTCCAGGCACTCAGCGGCACAAACacttttctcaaaatattttacatgccaGATGCTTCAGTCAATAGTGCGTGataaaaatttgaaatatgaatctCTTCAAATTCTAAACAGCTTTTTTCCCACTCGAGTACCACTGAATTCAGTTCTTACAGTTAAAATTATTCTTAAAGTGGACTCCTTAATTCTTAGAAGTGTAAGTTTTTGTATAGTACAGCATTGGTATAGGAATGACGCAGTGTTTCTGATCACTGCGAGGTTGATATCCGCTTGATGTGTTTATGCCTGCATTTCATATAATTGGAAAAGACAGTTGTTATGAATAGGACAtggcaacagaaacaaaatctcaacagagaaaatataatgtaaatgtaaaatgtaaactaatgTAAATTGATCAAACATCCTGCTTCTACAAGCATGGATTGGATCAAGTGAGATTCTGTCTTCATGAGCACATCCCCAatcccttcctctcttccaGCTACTTTTTCATCCCCCATTGATGCTGATCAGGAAGAAGTCCAGTAAAATCATATAGTCtgcatattcatgtttttccaaATCCTTCCTCAAAAAACTTTCCTTAGTTACGTTCACAAGGTGATACTATACATGTCCTCACTTGTGTACACCAGATACAATCTGATATTTTCAGTGCAATCCTTTGCAGAAGAAAAATATACTGACCCATTTGTCTACATTCATTGGCTGTTCTTTTGCAACACAAAATCTTTTTACAATAGTTTGTGTACCCGTTTCTAAATATACAAAAGTCTAAAGAATTTCTAGCACTCAGCAGTAATcaaaaagatatatatttacACTGAGGATACTGAGGATTACTAGCAGGTGCTGTAGCTTTATGAAGCTGTTGGAGCCCCATGTAAACTGCCTGCATAAACAGTCCATACCACAAAGCTGCAGAGCCAGCTGGGGTGCGGGGGGGTCCTCAATTGACCAGCAGCTAGGAGAAACTACAACCACTTACCGCGCATTACAGCATATCCTAGACTATTCAGATCCAGATGCTACAATACTACCACTGTGCTTTTAGGCCACGCAACCACAGTGACATTTTCTTTGGAGAGATGCTTCACATTGACAATgacacatacaaaataaatataagctGAGCTCTACTCCACACATTTGTCTGCAGTTGGTAAGTGTAGATGACTGGTTGTTGGAGCCCCTTTTCACTGAGAACCCAGGAGATTCTAAAATTGTTTCTGGGGTATGCTCTGGGTAAATCTGGATGCTGAGCTAGAAGTGAAAATGATGTAAGACGCATGTAATTGCTAACTGATCTGGCTAGCAGCTAGATAGCTAATGATTTCAGAATTAAATCTCAATCAAGGAGTGAAGGTAGTGCATTTGCAGCATCTACAATTACATGGCAAACAACATCTGAATGATAGTTGGAAGGATGTCTTTGGTCAGATGAAATGAGAAGTGAGCGGTTTGGAGAACTGAGCGACAGCCCACACCTGCATAATTTAGGGTTGTTTGCATCTTTGAGTCTTCAAGCCTTTGCTAAGAAAGAGGGAGTCATGAACTCAAACAGAAATCAGGATATTCTGACCAGGAAGGTCAAATTTGGCCTCTGTGCAATGCCATTATATGAATAAAGTATGACGACTTCTTAAAATTTTAACACCAAAAATGGtcatgtatgtacatttttatgttacatCATATTTGTCCCTATTAATCAGGGATGTGAGCTGTGAGCTTTATGTTTGCAACAGTAGTTTCACACTAACACTTCTCCATTGCTAAAATACCACACTAGTGCACACACCGGAGCAGAAAAAAGGTCACAGTCAACACAATGTCACTGAGCATTGCTGACATAGTTACCATGGAGTCCATTGCTCACTTTGCCTTATGGTGAATGAATTATTTCAGCCTACACCATGCATCATCTTAGTCTATGCATAATGCTTCTGCCCACGGGCTAGAGTAACCATTGGATAATTATTGGAGTGGTTGTAGTGGCATATTCTTTTTCCCACCGCCTAATGTATGCcagcaattacagcctatagTGGTTTCTGCTTACTACTCCATCGCAAGGGTGAGAAGGTTCTCCCTGGTTTCCAGCAGCCATATGAGCAATCAGTGGTACCAGAGAAGGAGTGGTGGCCCTCCGTTACAGTGAGAGAGCTGGCAGCAGATGGGCCGCAGCGGAACAGGATGAATCCTGAAACATGACGACACTGTGGCAGCAGCCCCAGGGTAAAGTGAAGTGGACAGTAGCAGCAGTTTGGGACATGGTCACAACCGGAGAGGAAGTTCATCTAGTCTCCCTTCGAGCTACCAGTGACGGGGGGCGGGTGCCTGGGCTTGCCCTGCCGCAGGTAGGTGCGGCGCGCCTTGCGGCACAGCAGAGTGAACCAGTAGAGCTGCGGCGCGAGGATGCAGAGGTTTCCCAGGTTGCAGCAGGGCGGCAGGTGGAAGGGCACGCTGTGGAAGGGGAGGCCGGCGTGCCGCCCGTACACCCAGTACATGTAGGGGAAGAGCGCGATGCGGCACGCGAAGAAACTCAGCAGCACCATCAGGCCGTTCGCCTTATACAGCCAAACCTCCTGCAGCCCCAGCTGAGGGGGCAGAACAAGGGGTGGGAAAGAAGGTTCCAGAAAACAAGTCAGGGACAGATTAATGCAACTTTTTTTAACCAAAGTTATATCAAAAGCAAAAGggaaaacagcagacacagataAATCTGGCCAATATGGTTTATAGGTGGATCAGAGGGAGAAATGGTGGGTGGAGAAAATTTGGCTCTGCAATGATATCATGACTCTGTGGCAGGAATAGCGCAAGCTTGCCTCTTTTGGACACTGCGTTCTTGTTTTTGATATTAATGCGAAAGACATTTTCCCTATCTACCGCTAGGTGGTGCCCTCAAACTAGGAATGTTCAATGACTGAACGAATGTTCAGTGAGGGTGGAAATTGTATTTCTATTTTTCCCCCTTAAGACTGAAAGAAgagtgaaatgaacaaaaatggaaCCCTGATaacacagagctacagaggAGAGTTAAGGTCAATCCCATTTAAATTCAGACAACAGAGAGAATGAACCGCAATTCAAATCATGAACTGAAAATCAGTCACCATTCTCTGTGAGGGGttttcaattaatgaattgaatttcagttcatctcCTGAACTGACTTAATTGAAATTGGAATTGATCCCAACTCTGCCACAGACTTCCACACAATGGAAAaatcatacacacaaaacatccATAATTTacgttttttaaaattcaacttCAAGCTGTGAAATTTCCAATGAAGCAAAGGCAGCACAAAACTTAAAGCTCAAGAAATACAGTTTTAGAGTCTTTCCAGTGGCTAAACATGTTGGAGCCGCATCATCCTGAGCATGAAGTGTCGGGTATGAGACAGGCCTCACCTGGATGAGAATCTTCCCAAGTGAGACAAAGGGAGTACTGAACTCTGCTATGAAGAGACAGCCGATGAAGAAATCTCCCAGATCTCTCCGGAAGAACTGAGAAAAAGGAGGACACCATGGGTATGGCACACACTTCTAGGTGACATTCACTAGCTCATTAGCTGTGCATCTCCAATGAAGAGCAGAGGTCTTGAGTTTACTCTGGAACATATGATGCTTACAGAGGTACGAGCCCCACAGGACTGAAAGTACACAATATGTGTCACATGTTATGATTTATAGGAGACCGCCCTCTACCCATCCTACTGCTTTCAATATTGCACTCCCATCTAACAAAACTAAACAACTGTATTACTGAAAGGACAAAAGACAGTATGcgagaaagggggagagagatggttGCTTGACTGACTGTCCAGCTGCCAAAATGCATGATTGGCTACCTGGCTAACTAGGCTGCAAGTTGATTTGCTGATaggctggctctgtgtgtgtgtgtgtgtgtgtgtgtgtgtgtgagtgtgatcgGCTTTATCAATAATAACAAACTATTACCAAGGTAGAGCTGAATACATGTTATACATAATACAATATTGCCAGGGTTTCAAAATAAGAGTGAAACTGTGCGTGATCTACATGTTCTCTTTGTACAACTCATTCTCACCAGAGTGATGGGTAGAAAGATGGTCAACAACACAGCGTGGTGGAGGACAAGCAGGAAGTCCCGGCGGAGGAAGGCTTTAAGTGTGTGGAGAGAATGCTCTCTGTACTCCTTGTACCCTTTGACCTGATAAGTGTAGAAGTGGCTCAGGTACATGGCATAGATGTCATAAGACATGTAGGGTATTCCAAACCACACAAAGTCGGTGGCAAGCCAGTGTCTGTCACAGAGGGGAGACAAGGTTGTCACTTGAGGCCACATTAAGTAAAGTCTTAATGTGTACAAAGGTATTTCTAAAGAGCAGTTTTACTTCCTGGGATTTTTCTCAGTCACACAAAATCCCCACAAtattaacaacacaaacactacaaaacacacaattctcacacacaaatctctctctcacactcacacacacacacacacacacacacacacacacacacacacacacaaacaaactagTGTGTCACTCCTGGCAGGGCCTATTCTCTATGGAattacacacacccacacgaAGCCTGTCAGCtttatgcttttaaaattgTTATCAGTTTCATGGAAATGGCAGCACCATGGtcaaacattgtcatttttgaCTAATTACTCTAA
This genomic interval carries:
- the gemin4 gene encoding gem-associated protein 4, which encodes MGSESWLCCEKTAVLQGGLLLAEQLCHSKQLRSLRKQEWGAVGRPVLQAVLEICGEGHGGNQQQVDWRKKVICILWSKLLEMEKGNDVDAAWRENPFFSVQNSLPKINRALLFELVKSMGFSRIYVELLLCFPPSALCLELAKLVEHSTTDSTKEDAQFLLEVWWELWKGKGRQEQALDQAFAAQCFRYTNPSAELSPQAHKKFKPDPDRALAPTCVPSMLLLAFKEMKDHISSPGMCCFALSNCLDTFYTSFLLDHTVDTSAELHLQNLSKAVCIRKRQISAEEYELAEAIQEAQRDLAATCSPSRFKPRGMTLMQAVQTMRTLTKAWGKRELLTVPETDVPTNAFRLKQSLGRVIGALEELQASEILVEGERQDVNELKLALKNMLDVLFLPDLECNSTEMARVTIAIIDRRLEKYQEITHLFASEINWASLGSEWISCLERNRDAFQHKELVLKLVSVLVAKCQSDTNIVQCKKLREIILDIFTGLPLPDKNDTLAGMLASWGKRGLNSCLPHAVSEGFSEELNLSFNSIIQTQAKGSLGAAVSAVSRVAFQDPEATLRRCCHMAVASLGAHALLARILRQLPGLVRHQPCGPEGRGAAGGGLLCSCLQEAIWGKLSSPQEEKQFLSFLEALMCSSTVAGESAEGGLCLLPPEKVVQTFVLPNLSPSLPHGCSLELCLQVLMATLKQTPHTDSPHWVMSCSPFPLLFSLCQLLSDSCRCWEEPAEGALHVSMESKELLTSALTVLGEIVGREVAAAPSSWSRALFWLRSKIEALDWTVPFHLKPIWGEHFKNEVPCSLLAVCDLPEEEWSGLKLLQYGQGTGLLAWAECCCISEEVRDTMLSRLALDQRRPEDVNMFSKGLLVALVQTLPWCTAEGWSRLLGALRELLGSGRLHVPYSLEYVDFLPLLDLRAFAGALRLSVLLLRVFQLLCGSSCADWLPAGGWAHAARLYAGTVRETLALLKAQLPAPAPAPTTSPKNPTLSGASGGGQEVLFVLTQLFCHVLHVLVMLPGRAEPLFLCALEILTQCEALLAGHPGSSSTLERENTKHFLTSIADNLDCAEMKAALHQKIAQL
- the LOC118782923 gene encoding TLC domain-containing protein 3A-like — translated: MLKVLACGVLAFPGLFFFLRKALSSTFRQWSDADVVFVSEKLVSSLHAILATGAGVIIVTSCNNVMTDRHWLATDFVWFGIPYMSYDIYAMYLSHFYTYQVKGYKEYREHSLHTLKAFLRRDFLLVLHHAVLLTIFLPITLFFRRDLGDFFIGCLFIAEFSTPFVSLGKILIQLGLQEVWLYKANGLMVLLSFFACRIALFPYMYWVYGRHAGLPFHSVPFHLPPCCNLGNLCILAPQLYWFTLLCRKARRTYLRQGKPRHPPPVTGSSKGD